The DNA region TTTTTTGGAGAGGGGAACTGGGAGCGGGAGATGGTCTTTACTTAATTAATACAGATGGTACCGGACTTAAAAGAATAGGTCCGTCAGGTTACGATCCTGGTTGTGATCCTTCTTGGAGCCCGGTTGATAATAGGATACTTTTTCATGAAGGCGAGTTTGGTAAATTATGGTTAATTAATTTAGATGACCTGACTAGTTTAGATGATTTAAGTAGTAAAGTATTATTAACGGATCAGCTATGTACCCTTACAAGTTGGAGTCCTGGTGGGACTAAAATTGTTTATAGTGCTCGTCATAATGGTGCTACATCTTCTTCAATTTGGATAATGAATTCTGATGGAAGCGAAAAGACTCGTTTAACTACTGATGAAGATGGCTTCTGTGCTGCTCCATCTTTCAGTTATGACGGCTCAAAAATTGTTTATCTTAAAGGGTTCGCTTCATATGCGATTGGAGGAGGAGAAGATGAGCCAAATGAAATTTGGGTCATGGATGCTGATGGCTCTAACAAACATATGATTTATGCACCGGATGATAGTACTCAGCTGATATTCCAACGGGCCTGGAACAAAAACAATAAGATTTTATTTATGAGAACCTGGTATCGCGTAAAGCCCCCTCAGGTGTGGATGATTAATGCCGATGGTTCTGATCCTAAGCCGGTTGTTGCGGGCTCGGATGTTTTCGGGGATCCGGTCTGGGATAATACCGGCACAAAAGTAGCGATTTCTAAATCTCCATTACAACCAGTAGCTCCCGGAGATATCTGGATATTCTCTTACGAAGAACCTACCGAAGAAGAAATAACTGAAGAAACAAAAGAAGAAGTTGAGGAGGTTTCAAAAAATATTTTCCAGAAGATCTGGGAAGCAATTATAAATTTCTTTAAACGGATTTTTAGAATATAAATTAAATAATAACAGTAGCAGGGTGAGGCAGAGGTTATGGACTAACTAAAGCCGGTATCTCAAAATACTCTTTTATGCTCATAAAATAGGTTCGAATATTAAAAAAGGGCTTTTTAAAAGCCCTTTTTAGTTTTTATCTTTTTATAAAATTATCTATATATGTTTTTGCAAAAGGTTTTTAAGAACAGGAACAGGGAGCCCATAGGGCTTTCTTTTTTTAAGAACACTTTCTTCAAAAGTCGGCTTCTTGATTTTATAAAAAACCCCTATAGGTATTTTTCTGGATTCAGCATTCAGGTAATTCCATTCTTTGATTTTTTTCACCGCGCTTCGCCGGTCAGAAACATTGTGTCCTTTCTTTTTAAGGTCATAAACTCTCTGCCGATAAAATTCAGAAGTATTGTAAAAAGCTACACAAGGTTGAAGAACGTCTACGAAGGAAAACCCTTTGTGGAGAATTGCCTTCTTTATAATTTCTTTGAGATTGTTTGGATTTCCCGCAAAAGCTCTCGCTATAAAAGTTGCGCCGCTGGCGAGCATAATCTCTAAGGGATTAAACGGCTCTTCTAAAGAGCCTTTTGGCGTGGATTTTCCCGGGAAGCCCTTGGGTGAAGTGGGAGTAAATTGACCGGTTGTGAGCGCATAAACTCTATTATTATGAATTATCATCGTTATGTCGCTGTTTCTTTTGGCAGCAAATATTAAGTGGTCTAATCCTTCTCCGTAAGCATCTCCGTCTCCGGCAAATCCTATGACTGAAAGTCCGGGATTAGCAAGTTTAATTCCTGTTGCCGGCGCTGGAACTCTGCCGTGCAAGGAATAAAAGGAATTGACATTAATATAATCGGTAATTTTCGCATGACAGCCAATACCGGAAAGAATAACTATATTTTCTTTTTTAAGCTTTCCTCTATTAACAAGCTCAGTAAAAACCTGTTTTACGGCCGACTCTATCCCGAAGTTACTGCATCCCGGGCACCAGGTATTTTTCGTATAAGTATTAAAACCTTTTATTTTCATAAAATGATTTTTTTTACTTTTTTTTCTAATTCATCAACAGTAAAAGGTCTTCCGTCATATTTTAAGATTTGCTCATCAACTTTAAAGCCGTTAAATTTTAACAATTTGCATAACTGTCCGGTAGAGTTAACTTCTACGCCTATAATTCTTTTAACGTTGCTTAAATGTTTTTTCAGTTCCCACACCGGGAATGGGTGTAAAAATAAGGGCTGGATAACTTTTAAATTATGGGATTTGGCAACTTCAACCACAGCCCCCTTGGTTGAGCCCCAGGCAATCAGGGCTGTTTTGCTTTTTGGGTTTCCATAGACTTTAACCGTTTCTTTTTTCATTAGCACATCTTCAATTGCCTTCATTTTTTTTAATCTTTTTTCAGACCCCTTTGTTACGAGCTTGGGGTTTTCTGTGGTTATTCCAAATTCGTCATGCTCGTAGCTGTTTGACTTCACAACCGCTTTCTTTTGTCCCGGAAAAGCTAATGGAGATATCCCATTTTTTGTAAAGGCGTATCTTTTATACTCACCTTTTTTATTCCATATTTTTGGATTTCCCCTGATTATTTTATTTTCATCAAATTCTGCTGAAAAAATACTTTCACTCAGGTGTTTGTCACTGAGTATTATTACGGGAATTTGAAACTTCCAGGCTAAATTTAAGGCCTCTGCTGTTAAATAAAAAGCTTCTTCAACATCCCCGGGAGCAATAACAATTCTTGGAAAATCCCCATGTCCAGCATGCAAAGCAAAAAATAAATCACCCTGAGCAGTATAAGTGGGAACACCCGATGCGGGTGCTGGTCTTTGAGCTAAAACTATAACAGTGGGAATCTCTGCCTGCCCGGCTAAACTAAGATGTTCTGTCATAAGGGCAAATCCTCCTCCAGAAGTTCCGACCATAGTTTTGACCCCTGCATATGAAGCTCCTTGAGCAGCGCCGATGACCCCGATTTCATTTTCTAATTGAATTGTTACTATATTAAGTTTCTCTTTGTGTTTTGCAAGATAATGAAGAATACCCGTTGAAGGCGTCATTGGATAGGCAATGTACGCTTTCAGCCCGGCCTTAACAGCGCCGAGAGCTATTGCCTCGTTCCCTGTTAGAAGGGGCTTGGGCGGATTCTTGAGTAGAGGTAATTTGAATATCTTTCCAAGTTTTTTCGTCTGGTTATAAACCACTTTGGCAGCTTCAATGTTTTCTTTGGTCTTTTTTTTAATTGAACTTCTGATAACATCTGCCACAATAGGAAATTCTATTTCTAAAACAGAAGCAACAGCTCCTAATCCAGCACTATTTCTTGCTATTAGGGGAAGCCCTTTATTTTTAACAATTTCGCTTAAAGGGAGTCCCAATCCTTTTGCCTTTACAGAATTTGAATCAAAAACAATCAGAGTTTTTTCTTTAAGCCGCCAAGCGTGTTTTTCAACAGTTTCTTGGTTAAGAGCTACCAAGATATTCACTTTATCTGCGTGAGCAAGAATTTTTTCTGACCCTGCCCTTACTATTGCAAAATTATGACCGCCCGTAATCAGAGAAGGATAATCAATATATACAAAAGTCCAATAACCCAACCTGTTAAGCAGGTTTGCGACTAAGGCGCCGGCTAGCTTTATTCCGTCTCCGGCTTGGCCTCCTATTAAAATAGAACATTCTTTTTGCATAATAAAAATTGATTTAATAAATTCTTGAATATACTTAAACTCATTGCTTTTATTTATTATACAGGATTTTTTAAAAAGGGAAAAACATAAAAGCTTGTTTTTTAAGATTTTTACAAACCCGAGCATTTGTTTAGGATTTTGTTTTAAATATGGTAAAATAATAAAAAGGTCAAAATTAAAAAAAATATCCAAAAACATGAAAAAGAAAACCAAAACCAAAGAATGGACAGTCTATAGAAGCTCAATAACTGGTAGATTTGTTACGAAAAAACATGCCAAACAGAAGCCAAAGACTACCGAGAAAGAAAGAATGAAAATACGTAAGTAGCAACTATTTTTTGTCGCCAAGAAGGTTTATCCCGTATAAAGCTTTGTTTTTATATGGGGCGTTTTTTTGGTAGAATAGAGTATATGAAAATAGTAATTTGTGCAAGCATTGATTTTACACGCAAGATTAAAGAGATGGCTGATATGTTATTGAGGCAAGGACATGAGGTGGAAATACC from Patescibacteria group bacterium includes:
- a CDS encoding 2-oxoacid:ferredoxin oxidoreductase subunit beta — its product is MKIKGFNTYTKNTWCPGCSNFGIESAVKQVFTELVNRGKLKKENIVILSGIGCHAKITDYINVNSFYSLHGRVPAPATGIKLANPGLSVIGFAGDGDAYGEGLDHLIFAAKRNSDITMIIHNNRVYALTTGQFTPTSPKGFPGKSTPKGSLEEPFNPLEIMLASGATFIARAFAGNPNNLKEIIKKAILHKGFSFVDVLQPCVAFYNTSEFYRQRVYDLKKKGHNVSDRRSAVKKIKEWNYLNAESRKIPIGVFYKIKKPTFEESVLKKRKPYGLPVPVLKNLLQKHI
- a CDS encoding 2-oxoacid:acceptor oxidoreductase subunit alpha, which encodes MQKECSILIGGQAGDGIKLAGALVANLLNRLGYWTFVYIDYPSLITGGHNFAIVRAGSEKILAHADKVNILVALNQETVEKHAWRLKEKTLIVFDSNSVKAKGLGLPLSEIVKNKGLPLIARNSAGLGAVASVLEIEFPIVADVIRSSIKKKTKENIEAAKVVYNQTKKLGKIFKLPLLKNPPKPLLTGNEAIALGAVKAGLKAYIAYPMTPSTGILHYLAKHKEKLNIVTIQLENEIGVIGAAQGASYAGVKTMVGTSGGGFALMTEHLSLAGQAEIPTVIVLAQRPAPASGVPTYTAQGDLFFALHAGHGDFPRIVIAPGDVEEAFYLTAEALNLAWKFQIPVIILSDKHLSESIFSAEFDENKIIRGNPKIWNKKGEYKRYAFTKNGISPLAFPGQKKAVVKSNSYEHDEFGITTENPKLVTKGSEKRLKKMKAIEDVLMKKETVKVYGNPKSKTALIAWGSTKGAVVEVAKSHNLKVIQPLFLHPFPVWELKKHLSNVKRIIGVEVNSTGQLCKLLKFNGFKVDEQILKYDGRPFTVDELEKKVKKIIL